Proteins encoded by one window of Papio anubis isolate 15944 chromosome 7, Panubis1.0, whole genome shotgun sequence:
- the GNG2 gene encoding guanine nucleotide-binding protein G(I)/G(S)/G(O) subunit gamma-2 produces the protein MASNNTASIAQARKLVEQLKMEANIDRIKVSKAAADLMAYCEAHAKEDPLLTPVPASENPFREKKFFCAIL, from the exons ATGGCCAGCAACAACACCGCCAGCATAGCACAAGCCAGGAAGCTGGTAGAACAGCTTAAGATGGAAGCCAACATCGACAGGATAAAG GTGTCCAAGGCAGCTGCAGATTTGATGGCCTACTGTGAAGCGCATGCCAAGGAAGATCCCCTCCTGACCCCTGTTCCGGCTTCAGAAAACCCATTTAGGGAGAAGAAGTTTTTCTGTGCCATCCTTTAA